Part of the Deinococcus fonticola genome, CGTCGAGGACGTGATTCTGGCGCGCGGTTCAGTATCCGATACAAGCAGCGCCACCGAGCGCCTCATCACGCTGGCCGAGGGGTACAGAGACGTGAAGCGCGAGGCCGCGGCCGTGAACGCCTGGCGCGAATGGCCCGTGCAGGAGCGCCTGAAGCACGCGCTGGTGCAAGGCCTGACCGACCACGTGGTGTTCGATGCCGAGGAAGCCTACCGCGAACTGGGTTCGCCGCTGGCCGTAATCGAGGGACCGCTGATGGACGGCATGAACGTGGTGGGTGACCTGTTCGGCGCCGGCAAAATGTTTCTGCCGCAGGTCGTGAAGTCCGCCCGCGTGATGAAGCGCGCGGTGGCCCACCTGACCCCGTATCTGGAAGCCGAGAAGGCCGAGAGCAGCAGCAAAGGCAAGGTCGTCCTGGCGACCGTGAAAGGCGACGTGCACGACATCGGGAAGAACATCGTGGGCGTGGTCATGGCCTGCAACGGCTATCAGGTGACCGACCTGGGCGTGATGGTGCCGGCCGAGAAAATTCTGGATGAGGCCGAGAAACTGGGCGCGGACGTGATTGGCCTGAGCGGCCTGATCACCCCCAGCCTCGACGAAATGGTGAACGTGGCCCGGGAGATGACGCGCCGGGGCATGAAACAGCCCCTCCTGATCGGCGGGGCGACCACCAGCCGCGCCCACACCGCCGTGAAGATCGACCCGGCCTACGACGGAACGGTCGTTCACGTCATCGACGCCAGCCGCGCCGTCACGACCACCAGTGAACTGCTCGCCGACGAGGCCGCTTACCGCCACAAAACCCGAACCGAGTACGACGCCCTGCGCGAACGCCACGGCGAGCGGCAGGTGCGCCTGATTCCGCTCGGGCAGGCCCGCGAACGTGCGCCGCGCCTTTCCCCGGCCGTTCCCGCCGCTCCCCGTCAACCCGGCCGGCAGGTCATCGAGCAACCCATCAGCGAACTGCTGGAATACATCGACTGGACACCGTTCTTCATCGCCTGGGAAATGAAGGGCATCTACCCGAACATTCTGAGAGACCCCGTGCGCGGTGAAGAGGCCCGCAAGTTGCTGGGTGACGCCCAGGCCTTGCTGAAACGCATCGTGGACGAAAACCTGCTTCGCGCGCGGGGGGTCATCGGGCTGTGGCCCGCGCACCGCGAAGGCGACGACATCGTGCTGGATGACCTTCACCCGCAGGGGACGCTGGATCGACAGACCCACGAGGTCGCGGCCGGACGGGACTCCCTGCCTGATCTCCCCCGTTTCCATACCCTGCGTCAGCAGCGCGATCAGGCCACGCCGAATACCGCCCTGGCCGATTTCGTGGCCCACCGAGGCGACCATATCGGGGCTTTTGCCGTGTCCATTCAGGGGGCGGAACAACTGGCGCAGGATTTCGAGGCCCAGCACGACGATTACAACGCGATTCTGGTGAAGTCGGTCGCGGACCGGCTGGCCGAGGCCTTCGCGGAAAAACTGCACCGCGACGTGCGCGTGAAGCACTGGGGCTACGCGCCCGACGAGTCGCTGGACAACAATGACCTGATCAAGGAGCGCTACGCCGGGATCAGGCCCGCGCCGGGCTATCCGGCCCAGCCGGACCACACCGAGAAGCGCACGATTTTCCGCCTGCTGGGCGCGGAGGGCATCGGCATGGGCCTCACCGAGTCGTGCGCCATGACGCCCGCCGCGGCCGTTTCGGGGCTGTACTTCGCGCACCCGGACGCCAGATACTTCGCGCTGGGCCGCATCGGGCGCGATCAGGTGGCCGAGTACGCCGGGCGCAAAGGCTGGACGCTGGAAGAAGCCGAGAAATGGCTGGCCCCGAACCTCGCCTACGACCCCAGCAAGCAGGAAGCGGTGAGCGCATGACCACCCGGATTTCCCTGGAGTTGATTCCCCGAACGCGCAGTGGCTTGCGGGCGGAACTGGAGGAAGTCAAACAGACGTTTCCGGGGGTGGACACCATCAACGTCCCGGATCTGGCACGGTTTTCCACGCGTTCCTGGGAAGGGTGCGCCTTCGCGCGGCCCCACTTCCGCGCCATTCCCCATATCCGCGCCATCGACCTGAACCCCAAAGAGCCGCTGCCGATGGCGAACCCTCTGGCCGCGCACGGCATCGAGGAGGTGCTGATCGTCACCGGGGACGCGCCCAGTGACATGAACCGCCGCGTGTACAACGTGGACGCCGAGCAGGCCATCCGGCGCTTCGCGCGCGAGTTGCCGCATGTGAAGGTGTACGCCGGCATTGACCCTTACCGCCAGTCGTTGGCCCGGGAACGCGACTACATGGAGCGCAAACTGGAGGCGGGCGCGGTGGGGTTCTTCACCCAGCCGTTTTTCGACCTGCGCCTGATGGACGCCTACGCCGACCTCGTGCCGGACGGCGCAGAGGTGTGGTGGGGCGTCACGAACGTGACCACCGAGGGCAGCATGACCTACTGGGCGACCCGCAACGCCGCCGTGTACCCGCGTCATTTCGATCTGTCGCTGGAGTGGAACCGCCGCCTGGCCGCCGAAGCCCTGCAATTCGCACGCGACCGGAGGCAACACATGTACTTCCAGCCGATTCGCACGAAGGTCGTGGATTATCTGGGCGGCATTCTTTAGAGCAATTGACAGAAGAACGAAGCGCTTTTTGTCCTAACCGACTGGCACAGCTCCGCAGAAGAGAATTCAGAGAACCGCTCTAAGCTCTGGTCATGTCCGAGGATGGCCGCCGGGAACTGGAACAGGCGCGAGACGAGTTCTTGCAACGCTTGACAGAGAAAGTTCAGCCTGACCCGCGCTTTCTCGCGATGTGGCTGGAAGGCAGCCTGGGACGAGGAAAGGCCAACAGGTACTCGGACGTAGACGTGCATGTTCTGCTGAAAGAGAAGTCCGACGGTAGTGCTCCAGAAAATCCTTCAAGCGGCTTTGAGAGACTCAGCCACTTCCAGAAGCTTAACCCAGGGGTAGCTGTACCCCAAGACCGAATGCGGGCGGACGGTGTTGTACCAGGTGCGGAACTGA contains:
- a CDS encoding nucleotidyltransferase domain-containing protein — protein: MSEDGRRELEQARDEFLQRLTEKVQPDPRFLAMWLEGSLGRGKANRYSDVDVHVLLKEKSDGSAPENPSSGFERLSHFQKLNPGVAVPQDRMRADGVVPGAEL
- a CDS encoding methylenetetrahydrofolate reductase, with the translated sequence MTTRISLELIPRTRSGLRAELEEVKQTFPGVDTINVPDLARFSTRSWEGCAFARPHFRAIPHIRAIDLNPKEPLPMANPLAAHGIEEVLIVTGDAPSDMNRRVYNVDAEQAIRRFARELPHVKVYAGIDPYRQSLARERDYMERKLEAGAVGFFTQPFFDLRLMDAYADLVPDGAEVWWGVTNVTTEGSMTYWATRNAAVYPRHFDLSLEWNRRLAAEALQFARDRRQHMYFQPIRTKVVDYLGGIL
- the metH gene encoding methionine synthase, producing the protein MSTTNLRAEARKRILILDGAWGTQLQRAGLTEADFRFDGADPLRMYRGNFDLLQLTRPDVIRDVHRAYFGAGADIASTNTFNSTSISQADYGTEALAYRMNLEGARLAREVADEFTGRDGKPRWVAGAVGPTNRTATLSPDVERPEFRNVTFDDLVAAYSEAVTGLMDGGANLLLIETVFDTLNAKAALFAAQDVFEQRGRELPIMLSGTITDASGRTLSGQTPEAFAVSTEHAGLFSLGLNCALGADLLRPHLRAIAANTDRLVSVHPNAGLPNAFGEYDETPEHTARVLAEFAREGLVNIVGGCCGTTPEHIKAIADAVKGLTPRTPTARSPYLRLSGLEALTVTPELNFVNVGERTNVTGSPRFSKAILAGDYDAGLKIARQQVSNGAQLVDVNFDEGMLDGEAAMVKFLNLLAGEPDISRVPLMLDSSKWEILEAGLKRVQGKCVVNSISLKDGEEKFLERARLLRRYGAAAVVMAFDEQGQADNLSRRQEILGRAYRLLTEQVQFPPQDIIFDPNVLTVATGLPEHDRYALDFIEATRWIKENLPGALVSGGISNVSFSFRGNNHVREAMHAVFLYHAIGAGLDMGIVNAGMLAVYEDIEPELREAVEDVILARGSVSDTSSATERLITLAEGYRDVKREAAAVNAWREWPVQERLKHALVQGLTDHVVFDAEEAYRELGSPLAVIEGPLMDGMNVVGDLFGAGKMFLPQVVKSARVMKRAVAHLTPYLEAEKAESSSKGKVVLATVKGDVHDIGKNIVGVVMACNGYQVTDLGVMVPAEKILDEAEKLGADVIGLSGLITPSLDEMVNVAREMTRRGMKQPLLIGGATTSRAHTAVKIDPAYDGTVVHVIDASRAVTTTSELLADEAAYRHKTRTEYDALRERHGERQVRLIPLGQARERAPRLSPAVPAAPRQPGRQVIEQPISELLEYIDWTPFFIAWEMKGIYPNILRDPVRGEEARKLLGDAQALLKRIVDENLLRARGVIGLWPAHREGDDIVLDDLHPQGTLDRQTHEVAAGRDSLPDLPRFHTLRQQRDQATPNTALADFVAHRGDHIGAFAVSIQGAEQLAQDFEAQHDDYNAILVKSVADRLAEAFAEKLHRDVRVKHWGYAPDESLDNNDLIKERYAGIRPAPGYPAQPDHTEKRTIFRLLGAEGIGMGLTESCAMTPAAAVSGLYFAHPDARYFALGRIGRDQVAEYAGRKGWTLEEAEKWLAPNLAYDPSKQEAVSA